The Methanobacterium formicicum nucleotide sequence CATATCCTAAAAAAACTATAAACAATCGAAAATTTACAAACTCATACCGAGTATTCCATTAAGGGGGTATTAAATAATGGATAGTGCAAGAGAAGGACCACAATATCGTTTAAACCTTGAAAATAAGATAGTTCTACTTAACAAGAAAAAATTCGACCTTTTAAGATATATTGAAAAATGCGGATCCATAACCAAGGCCTCCCAGCAGGTGAAAATACCCTACCGGAGTGCTCTGAAGTACATTGAAGATCTGGAAAATGACGTTAACCACACCATCGTTTCCACTAAAAGAGGAGGAAAAGGCGGGGGTGGAGGAAGTAAATTAACTGAATATGGTAAATCCATATTAAAAGAATACCGAAAAGTTGATAGCATTTTGAAAATGCATGCCGATGTTAATGAAATAGAAGGGACAATTTCTGACATTGATGTGGAAAATAAAATTGCTAACATCTATTTGAATGGTAATAAAGTTATCCTCCCCTTAAGGGGAAACTTCAGTATTAATGATAAAGTTCTAGTATTGATAAGTCCCGAAGACATCTTTGTTATGTTAGAACCTCAGGAGTCCAGTGTTAGAAATGTTTTTGAGGGAAAAATAACCAGTATGGAACTAAAGGACCATCTGGTAAGGCTAACTGTGAATCTTGGTGAGATCAGCCTTTACGTGGATGTCACTGAATACGCAAGGGAGCAACTGGATCTAACCCTGGGGAAAGAGGTTTATATTGGGTTTAAAGCAGCAGCTATAGCCATGGTTAAGATATAACCCTTAATATAATTTAATTTTAAATTTTTTACCTACCCACTCCTCTCATTTTTTATTTTACCATTATCTAGAGCCATTTCCAGAGGATCACCCCCACCATTCCATATCGAACACTTATATAGTCCGTCTAATAATAGGGCATAGCAGATAATACCACTCACTACCGAAAGTTGAAGCTTTATCTATTTTACTCAAAAAGGTGTAATTATGAAAATATTGGCCGTGGTAGGAACTAAAAACACCGGGAAAACCACACTAGTCACTATGCTGGTCCAGGAATTGGTTAAAAGAGGCCATCAAGTGGGCACCATTAAACACACCCACCATGACTTTGATCTGGAGGGTAAAGACACATGGAAACACCGGGAAGCCGGAGCACGAATGGTGGTTGGATCAGGTGAAAGTACATTCTTCCTGATAAATGAAGCAATCGAGCTTGATAAAATCTTAAAATCCATTAAAAACCTGGAAGATCTTGATTACGTTATAATTGAGGGTTTTAAACACGTTGATTATCCAAAAATTTCAACCACTGGTGATGAAGATGATTTTACCATAACCAGTGTTGATGTCTTTAACATGGACCCCGAGGATGTCATTCCCCTGGCCGACCTGGTGGAAGAACGGAGCTATGGCTTGATTCCCGGATCAGATTGTGGGGAATGTGGATTTGATAGCTGTTTAGATATGGCCAAGGCCATAATCCGGGGAGAGGCTGTGGAAGAAAAGTGTAAAATGAAGAAGTTCCAGGAAGTGGAACTATTTATAGATGATGTGGGTATTCCTTTGAACCCCT carries:
- a CDS encoding TOBE domain-containing protein → MDSAREGPQYRLNLENKIVLLNKKKFDLLRYIEKCGSITKASQQVKIPYRSALKYIEDLENDVNHTIVSTKRGGKGGGGGSKLTEYGKSILKEYRKVDSILKMHADVNEIEGTISDIDVENKIANIYLNGNKVILPLRGNFSINDKVLVLISPEDIFVMLEPQESSVRNVFEGKITSMELKDHLVRLTVNLGEISLYVDVTEYAREQLDLTLGKEVYIGFKAAAIAMVKI
- the mobB gene encoding molybdopterin-guanine dinucleotide biosynthesis protein B, with translation MKILAVVGTKNTGKTTLVTMLVQELVKRGHQVGTIKHTHHDFDLEGKDTWKHREAGARMVVGSGESTFFLINEAIELDKILKSIKNLEDLDYVIIEGFKHVDYPKISTTGDEDDFTITSVDVFNMDPEDVIPLADLVEERSYGLIPGSDCGECGFDSCLDMAKAIIRGEAVEEKCKMKKFQEVELFIDDVGIPLNPFVQDFIKKSIEGMVSSLKMDDAQKSPEKIELTIRNVED